CCATCAACCATAGTTGCACCCGGTTAGATTTCGGCGGAAAGCAAGCGGCCCATCTCCGCCCCGCAGCCTCCCTGTTCGTTATCACGCAAGTCCCTACTTGTGCTCCGTGCCGAAAGCCTTGATTTCGACATCGATGGCCGCGGGCAGGTCCAGCTTCATGAGAGCGTCGACGGTCTGCGGGGTGGGCTCGAGGATGTCCACCAGCCGCTTGTGCGTCCGGATCTCGAACTGCTCCCGGGATTTCTTGT
This region of Acidobacteriota bacterium genomic DNA includes:
- the rpsJ gene encoding 30S ribosomal protein S10 — its product is RIRLKAYDYRVLDQSTSEIVDIAKRTGSRVSGPIPLPTVKNKFCVLRSPHVDKKSREQFEIRTHKRLVDILEPTPQTVDALMKLDLPAAIDVEIKAFGTEHK